DNA from Desulfatiglans anilini DSM 4660:
TTCTTTACGGTGAGTTACGGAAATATTTGGGAGATGTGCTGCGTGAATTGGCATCGCACAAAGAGAGCAAAATCCATGAAGGACATCTGCGAGGCGACCATGTCCACATGCTGATATCAATTCCGCCAAAATATGCTG
Protein-coding regions in this window:
- the tnpA gene encoding IS200/IS605 family transposase, encoding MNNVQSLNHTAWDCKYHLVWIPKYRKKILYGELRKYLGDVLRELASHKESKIHEGHLRGDHVHMLISIPPKYA